The Elgaria multicarinata webbii isolate HBS135686 ecotype San Diego chromosome 11, rElgMul1.1.pri, whole genome shotgun sequence genome segment TCCAAGGGCAACCTGGGGATAAGTCGGACATCCCTACATTTTATCTTGAGGATGCTCACCACCTCTTGTTGTTGCTTGGGTCCCGAGGCCTGTGCAGATGGCTACTTTGCTGATGGCaaatgtcttttaattttttaatctgtGGTGGCTACCTGTGACTCCCAGCACTTGGTGAATGGccatgtgtatgagtgtgtgtgtgtgtgtatgtttgtgcagTGTGTTCATGAGTGTGTGCTTCTTTATAGATCTGTAAAGAAAAAGTAGAGTGAAAGAAAGGTTAACGTAAGATGGGCAGATGGCAGACCGGGGCTTATgggtagatctctgggtaatttgAAATAGATCAACAAACATTTCTaaccagtggatgctggtggctttgattttagtggggctgtggatcTATTCTAGGtttcagccaaaactctaaaggagctatccaaggtgatgaaccctaTTCCCACACCTTGGATACTGACTGGTATCCAAGGACCAGAACCagtactggctggttctgactgaaacccagagtagatgcacagccctaccaaaattggagccaccagctttttTCTAACTCCCAGTTGTTTAATAATACCAGCAACAATATGACCACACACCCCTTGCCATCAAATTATACAGCTTAAAAGAAGCTGGGGTAACCAggattggatttttattttatatagtagGGCTCTGAGTCCTGGTCTGTTTTGGTACTCAAAactaattcctgggctcagaattcttgaattctaagtgtatgtcttttgacCCAGGCTCTAGTTGGTGTATttccagtaaaaaaaacaaagtagCTCCCACAAGTCTAaagtctgcccaccactggattaaCAGATGGCTGTTTGACTTCATGAGTGGCCTTATATTTAAAGAACGTGTGGTATAAAAAGACAATGTGatgttgtggttagagtgttggaccaggactcaggagatctaggttctagtccccactcagctgtaaagcttactgggtgactttgggccagttagccatcttcttggctcgccgctctgaccatgttactccgcttctgaaatctcttcattggcttccaattcacttcagaatccaatataaacttctcctgttaaccttcaaagcttttcacggtctagctccttcctatctctcctctctcatctcacactattgccccgctcgtgctcttcgctcctctgatgccatgtttctcgcctgcccaagggcctctacttcccttgctcggcttcgtccattttcgtctgctgccccttacgcctggaacgctcttccagaacatttgagaactacaagttcaaccgcagcttttaaagctcaactaaaaacttttctttttcctaaagcttttaaaacttgatgttgtgcagacttctactgttactttctattgttagttttaccctaccctgtgcctgcttaccctacgctgtacctgtttgcattctcttcccctccttattgttttactatgattttattagattgtaagcctatgcggcagggtcttgctatttactgttttactctgtacagcaccatgtacattgatggtgctatataaataaataaataataataataataataataataataataataataataataataataccaactctcagcttaacctacctcacagggttgttgttgttgtgaggataaaatggacggGGGTGGGGAAAGTAACTCACTTTGTGTTCTTGCAAGAGAAAATAAAGTGGGACTTTAGGCTTTTTTTAAGCCCTTAAATTTCAAAAGTAAATTCAAAGAAGGAGAAACTCAAATTGTGTAAGCTTCACTTCAACTCTAACATGAGTGATTAAAAAATTCATTATTATGTATTTTCTTAATGATGTGAGTGATTTTACAAGGCCAGTAGGTTTTGCTTAGAGACGGTTAAGTAGATGGCTACGTAAAAATGTTGGCATTCAGACAAGATTATGTGTatgagagaaggagggaaggaagagtcAATGACAAAGAACAGTGaaacagaagaaacagaaaaagtGAGCATGAAACATCACATCCCAATAAACCTTTCATTGGCTTAATTCAAAACAGCAATACTGTCTCCTGCTTCTGAAATATACTGGTGGAAAGAGAGTGGATGTCAGGTATGCAATATATATCGACGGATTGCACATGTCCTATAGATATAACAACCAGAATTTATTACTTTTCTCTGTGCAGGTCGATTGCATGGACAACCCTCTGCCCTGTTTAAATGGATGGGCCAAACCACACCACAGTGACCCATTTCGTCTTCTTGGGGCTAACCAGTAACCAGGGTCTGGGGCTGGCTTTCTTTGTAATCTTCTCCATAATCTATCTGCTTATCCTAATCGGGAACCTCCTCATCATCGTCACTGTGGCTTGTGACCGCTGCCTCCAcacccccatgtacttcttcTTGGGCAACCTCTCTTTCATCGACATCTGCCATTCCTCGGTCACTGTGCCAAAGATGCTCTTCGATTTCCTGTTCATCCAGAAGACCATCTCCTTCAGGGGCTGTATAGCACAGctcttcttcctccacctctgTGCCTGTGCAGAGATCTTCCTCCTCACCATCATGGCTTACGACCGTTATGTTGCCATCTGCTGCCCACTGCAATACCTGTCCCTAATGAGCCTGAAGGTCTGTGCTTGGTTGGTGGGGGCCCTGTGGGTGGGAGCAATAATCCACTCCCTCGTGCAGACCGTTCTCACCCTCCGCCTCCCGTATTGTGGCCCCAATGTCATCGACAGCTTTTTCTGTGATGTCCCCCCAGTGATCAAGCTGGCCTGCACCGATAGCTACTGGACTGGGGTTCTCGTTGTGTCCAACAGCGGCATGATCTCCGTAGTTTGCTTCCTGGCTTTGCTGGGTTCCTATGCTGTCATCTTGGTCTCCCTCAGAGGACGGACAGCTGAGTGCCGGCGCAAAGCCCTCTCCACCTGTGCTTCCCACTTGCTTGTCGTGGCTTTATTCCTGGGGCCTTGCATCTTTATTTACACCCGCGTTGCCTCCAACTTCTCAGCGGACAAAATGGTGGCGGTTTTCTACACAGCGGTGACCCCTGTGCTCAATCCTCTGATCTACACACTGAGAAACAAAGAGGTGAAGAACTCCATGAAGAGGCTCAGAAACTGGCGAAAGGTCTTCTCCATGAGAAAATGAGTGTCTGTCCTACTCTGGCAGGAAAGGGTCGGTAGATGATGAAGAATTGGAGTC includes the following:
- the LOC134405276 gene encoding olfactory receptor 4E2-like produces the protein MDGPNHTTVTHFVFLGLTSNQGLGLAFFVIFSIIYLLILIGNLLIIVTVACDRCLHTPMYFFLGNLSFIDICHSSVTVPKMLFDFLFIQKTISFRGCIAQLFFLHLCACAEIFLLTIMAYDRYVAICCPLQYLSLMSLKVCAWLVGALWVGAIIHSLVQTVLTLRLPYCGPNVIDSFFCDVPPVIKLACTDSYWTGVLVVSNSGMISVVCFLALLGSYAVILVSLRGRTAECRRKALSTCASHLLVVALFLGPCIFIYTRVASNFSADKMVAVFYTAVTPVLNPLIYTLRNKEVKNSMKRLRNWRKVFSMRK